The window ATCTGGTACGGGCCGTTCGGTTACGGCATCGAGTGTGCCGAAGGCAGGCTGGATGCCGGCCTTGAAGCCTACCACGAGCTGTCTCGCCGCTTCCAGTCTGGGCTGTCTCACCGTTTCCAGGACAACGCATGAAATCCGACATCAGGAGAACCTCCATGAAATCCAGCGCCACCATCCGACCGCTGTTTTCTGCCATCGCCAATCCGCGTGACATCCGCCACGAGCTGGGTCTGAGTCAGCAGGCGTTCTGGAGCAGGATCGGCGTCAACCAGCCCACGGGGTCCCGTTACGAGTCGGGGGGAAACATGCCGAGGCCGGTGCGCGAGCTGCTGCGCCTCGTGCATGTCGAGGGTGTGGACATCACGGCAATCCGGGGCGAGGACGTGCGGATCATCGAATACCTGAAAGACCGTCACCCGGACCTC is drawn from Laribacter hongkongensis DSM 14985 and contains these coding sequences:
- a CDS encoding helix-turn-helix domain-containing protein; the encoded protein is MKSSATIRPLFSAIANPRDIRHELGLSQQAFWSRIGVNQPTGSRYESGGNMPRPVRELLRLVHVEGVDITAIRGEDVRIIEYLKDRHPDL